In Falco cherrug isolate bFalChe1 chromosome 5, bFalChe1.pri, whole genome shotgun sequence, one DNA window encodes the following:
- the CBLL1 gene encoding E3 ubiquitin-protein ligase Hakai isoform X1: protein MDHNDNDLQGTNSSGSLGGLDVRRRIPIKLISKQANKTKPAPRTARTMNRMPSKTQVGDEEEFEYNKEERYECKGGEMFGNQRRFPGPIFWDYKINLLGEKDDTPVHFCDKCGLPIKMYGRMIPCKHVFCYDCAILHEKKGDKMCPGCNEPVQRIEQCVRGSLFMCSIVQGCKRTYLSQRDLQAHINHRHMRAGKPVTRPPIEPVHPPIAPPPAEIPERFIMPPEKHHMSHIPPKQHIMMPPPPLQHVPHEHYNQPHEDIRAPPAEMSMAPPPPRPVSQDTFRISTRKHSNLITVPIQDDSNSGAREPPPPAPAPAHHHPEYQGQPVVSHPHHIMPPQQHYAPPPPPPPPISHPLQHPPQAAGTPHMVYSQAPPPPMTSAPPPITPPPGHIIAQMPPYMNHPPPGPPPPQHGGPPVNVNAPPPHHYNPNSLPQFSEDQGTLSPPFTQPGGMSPGIWPAPRGPPPPPRMQGPPAQAPLPGPHHPDQARYRPYYQ, encoded by the exons ATGGACCACAATG aCAATGATTTGCAAGGAACAAATAGTTCAGGATCATTGGGTGGTCTTGATGTTCGTAGAAGAATCCCTATAAAGCTGATCTCAAAACAGGCCaataaaaccaaacctgcaCCTCGAACTGCAAGAACTATGAACAGAATGCCTTCAAAGACACAAGTTGGTGATGAAg AAGAATTTGAATATAACAAAGAGGAGCGATACGAGTGCAAAGGAGGTGAAATGTTTGGCAATCAAAGGAGGTTCCCTGGACCCATCTTTTGGGACTATAAG ATAAACTTGCTGGGGGAAAAGGACGATACACCGGTCCATTTCTGTGATAAGTGTGGATTGCCCATCAAAATGTATGGACGTATG ATACCTTGCAAGCATGTTTTCTGCTATGACTGTGCTATACTACATGAGAAGAAGGGAGACAAGATGTGTCCGGG CTGTAACGAACCCGTGCAGCGAATTGAGCAGTGTGTACGAGGGTCTCTCTTCATGTGTAGCATTGTTCAAGGCTGCAAGAGAACTTACCTGTCACAGAGGGACTTACAAGCTCACATCAACCACCGTCATATGAGAGCTGGAAAGCCTGTTACTCGTCCTCCAATCGAACCTGTACATCCTCCTATTGCCCCACCGCCTGCAGAAATTCCTGAGCGTTTCATAATGCCACCTGAGAAACATCATATGAGCCACATTCCGCCAAAGCAGCACATCATGATGCCACCACCTCCTTTACAGCACGTGCCACATGAGCATTATAACCAGCCACATGAAGACATTCGTGCGCCTCCTGCTGAGATGTCAATGGCTCCACCACCACCTCGCCCGGTCAGTCAGGACACCTTCCGCATCTcaacaagaaaacacagcaacttAATAACCGTCCCTATTCAGGATGATTCGAATTCAGGTGCTCGAGAACCACCTCCACCAGCCCCTGCACCTGCTCATCATCATCCTGAATATCAGGGTCAACCAGTGGTATCGCACCCTCATCATATTATGCCTCCACAGCAACACTatgcacccccacccccaccacctccaccaATAAGCCATCCGCTGCAGCatcctccccaggcagcaggtACTCCTCACATGGTATATAGCCAAGCGCCTCCACCACCAATGacctctgctcctcctccaaTAACCCCACCACCTGGACATATAATTGCCCAGATGCCACCATATATGAATCATCCTCCTCCAGGACCTCCCCCTCCGCAGCACGGAGGCCCACCCGTAAATGTAAATGCACCCCCTCCCCATCACTATAATCCTAACTCTTTGCCACAGTTCAGTGAAGACCAAGGAACTCTTAGTCCCCCTTTCACACAGCCGGGGGGAATGAGTCCAGGGATATGGCCAGCTCCAAGGGGGCCACCGCCACCTCCAAGGATGCAAGGGCCTCCTGCTCAGGCCCCACTTCCTGGACCACACCACCCTGATCAAGCCAGATACAGACCCTATTACCAATGA
- the CBLL1 gene encoding E3 ubiquitin-protein ligase Hakai isoform X2, protein MDHNDNDLQGTNSSGSLGGLDVRRRIPIKLISKQANKTKPAPRTARTMNRMPSKTQVGDEEFEYNKEERYECKGGEMFGNQRRFPGPIFWDYKINLLGEKDDTPVHFCDKCGLPIKMYGRMIPCKHVFCYDCAILHEKKGDKMCPGCNEPVQRIEQCVRGSLFMCSIVQGCKRTYLSQRDLQAHINHRHMRAGKPVTRPPIEPVHPPIAPPPAEIPERFIMPPEKHHMSHIPPKQHIMMPPPPLQHVPHEHYNQPHEDIRAPPAEMSMAPPPPRPVSQDTFRISTRKHSNLITVPIQDDSNSGAREPPPPAPAPAHHHPEYQGQPVVSHPHHIMPPQQHYAPPPPPPPPISHPLQHPPQAAGTPHMVYSQAPPPPMTSAPPPITPPPGHIIAQMPPYMNHPPPGPPPPQHGGPPVNVNAPPPHHYNPNSLPQFSEDQGTLSPPFTQPGGMSPGIWPAPRGPPPPPRMQGPPAQAPLPGPHHPDQARYRPYYQ, encoded by the exons ATGGACCACAATG aCAATGATTTGCAAGGAACAAATAGTTCAGGATCATTGGGTGGTCTTGATGTTCGTAGAAGAATCCCTATAAAGCTGATCTCAAAACAGGCCaataaaaccaaacctgcaCCTCGAACTGCAAGAACTATGAACAGAATGCCTTCAAAGACACAAGTTGGTGATGAAg AATTTGAATATAACAAAGAGGAGCGATACGAGTGCAAAGGAGGTGAAATGTTTGGCAATCAAAGGAGGTTCCCTGGACCCATCTTTTGGGACTATAAG ATAAACTTGCTGGGGGAAAAGGACGATACACCGGTCCATTTCTGTGATAAGTGTGGATTGCCCATCAAAATGTATGGACGTATG ATACCTTGCAAGCATGTTTTCTGCTATGACTGTGCTATACTACATGAGAAGAAGGGAGACAAGATGTGTCCGGG CTGTAACGAACCCGTGCAGCGAATTGAGCAGTGTGTACGAGGGTCTCTCTTCATGTGTAGCATTGTTCAAGGCTGCAAGAGAACTTACCTGTCACAGAGGGACTTACAAGCTCACATCAACCACCGTCATATGAGAGCTGGAAAGCCTGTTACTCGTCCTCCAATCGAACCTGTACATCCTCCTATTGCCCCACCGCCTGCAGAAATTCCTGAGCGTTTCATAATGCCACCTGAGAAACATCATATGAGCCACATTCCGCCAAAGCAGCACATCATGATGCCACCACCTCCTTTACAGCACGTGCCACATGAGCATTATAACCAGCCACATGAAGACATTCGTGCGCCTCCTGCTGAGATGTCAATGGCTCCACCACCACCTCGCCCGGTCAGTCAGGACACCTTCCGCATCTcaacaagaaaacacagcaacttAATAACCGTCCCTATTCAGGATGATTCGAATTCAGGTGCTCGAGAACCACCTCCACCAGCCCCTGCACCTGCTCATCATCATCCTGAATATCAGGGTCAACCAGTGGTATCGCACCCTCATCATATTATGCCTCCACAGCAACACTatgcacccccacccccaccacctccaccaATAAGCCATCCGCTGCAGCatcctccccaggcagcaggtACTCCTCACATGGTATATAGCCAAGCGCCTCCACCACCAATGacctctgctcctcctccaaTAACCCCACCACCTGGACATATAATTGCCCAGATGCCACCATATATGAATCATCCTCCTCCAGGACCTCCCCCTCCGCAGCACGGAGGCCCACCCGTAAATGTAAATGCACCCCCTCCCCATCACTATAATCCTAACTCTTTGCCACAGTTCAGTGAAGACCAAGGAACTCTTAGTCCCCCTTTCACACAGCCGGGGGGAATGAGTCCAGGGATATGGCCAGCTCCAAGGGGGCCACCGCCACCTCCAAGGATGCAAGGGCCTCCTGCTCAGGCCCCACTTCCTGGACCACACCACCCTGATCAAGCCAGATACAGACCCTATTACCAATGA
- the CBLL1 gene encoding E3 ubiquitin-protein ligase Hakai isoform X4: MFGNQRRFPGPIFWDYKINLLGEKDDTPVHFCDKCGLPIKMYGRMIPCKHVFCYDCAILHEKKGDKMCPGCNEPVQRIEQCVRGSLFMCSIVQGCKRTYLSQRDLQAHINHRHMRAGKPVTRPPIEPVHPPIAPPPAEIPERFIMPPEKHHMSHIPPKQHIMMPPPPLQHVPHEHYNQPHEDIRAPPAEMSMAPPPPRPVSQDTFRISTRKHSNLITVPIQDDSNSGAREPPPPAPAPAHHHPEYQGQPVVSHPHHIMPPQQHYAPPPPPPPPISHPLQHPPQAAGTPHMVYSQAPPPPMTSAPPPITPPPGHIIAQMPPYMNHPPPGPPPPQHGGPPVNVNAPPPHHYNPNSLPQFSEDQGTLSPPFTQPGGMSPGIWPAPRGPPPPPRMQGPPAQAPLPGPHHPDQARYRPYYQ, translated from the exons ATGTTTGGCAATCAAAGGAGGTTCCCTGGACCCATCTTTTGGGACTATAAG ATAAACTTGCTGGGGGAAAAGGACGATACACCGGTCCATTTCTGTGATAAGTGTGGATTGCCCATCAAAATGTATGGACGTATG ATACCTTGCAAGCATGTTTTCTGCTATGACTGTGCTATACTACATGAGAAGAAGGGAGACAAGATGTGTCCGGG CTGTAACGAACCCGTGCAGCGAATTGAGCAGTGTGTACGAGGGTCTCTCTTCATGTGTAGCATTGTTCAAGGCTGCAAGAGAACTTACCTGTCACAGAGGGACTTACAAGCTCACATCAACCACCGTCATATGAGAGCTGGAAAGCCTGTTACTCGTCCTCCAATCGAACCTGTACATCCTCCTATTGCCCCACCGCCTGCAGAAATTCCTGAGCGTTTCATAATGCCACCTGAGAAACATCATATGAGCCACATTCCGCCAAAGCAGCACATCATGATGCCACCACCTCCTTTACAGCACGTGCCACATGAGCATTATAACCAGCCACATGAAGACATTCGTGCGCCTCCTGCTGAGATGTCAATGGCTCCACCACCACCTCGCCCGGTCAGTCAGGACACCTTCCGCATCTcaacaagaaaacacagcaacttAATAACCGTCCCTATTCAGGATGATTCGAATTCAGGTGCTCGAGAACCACCTCCACCAGCCCCTGCACCTGCTCATCATCATCCTGAATATCAGGGTCAACCAGTGGTATCGCACCCTCATCATATTATGCCTCCACAGCAACACTatgcacccccacccccaccacctccaccaATAAGCCATCCGCTGCAGCatcctccccaggcagcaggtACTCCTCACATGGTATATAGCCAAGCGCCTCCACCACCAATGacctctgctcctcctccaaTAACCCCACCACCTGGACATATAATTGCCCAGATGCCACCATATATGAATCATCCTCCTCCAGGACCTCCCCCTCCGCAGCACGGAGGCCCACCCGTAAATGTAAATGCACCCCCTCCCCATCACTATAATCCTAACTCTTTGCCACAGTTCAGTGAAGACCAAGGAACTCTTAGTCCCCCTTTCACACAGCCGGGGGGAATGAGTCCAGGGATATGGCCAGCTCCAAGGGGGCCACCGCCACCTCCAAGGATGCAAGGGCCTCCTGCTCAGGCCCCACTTCCTGGACCACACCACCCTGATCAAGCCAGATACAGACCCTATTACCAATGA
- the CBLL1 gene encoding E3 ubiquitin-protein ligase Hakai isoform X3, whose product MNRMPSKTQVGDEEEFEYNKEERYECKGGEMFGNQRRFPGPIFWDYKINLLGEKDDTPVHFCDKCGLPIKMYGRMIPCKHVFCYDCAILHEKKGDKMCPGCNEPVQRIEQCVRGSLFMCSIVQGCKRTYLSQRDLQAHINHRHMRAGKPVTRPPIEPVHPPIAPPPAEIPERFIMPPEKHHMSHIPPKQHIMMPPPPLQHVPHEHYNQPHEDIRAPPAEMSMAPPPPRPVSQDTFRISTRKHSNLITVPIQDDSNSGAREPPPPAPAPAHHHPEYQGQPVVSHPHHIMPPQQHYAPPPPPPPPISHPLQHPPQAAGTPHMVYSQAPPPPMTSAPPPITPPPGHIIAQMPPYMNHPPPGPPPPQHGGPPVNVNAPPPHHYNPNSLPQFSEDQGTLSPPFTQPGGMSPGIWPAPRGPPPPPRMQGPPAQAPLPGPHHPDQARYRPYYQ is encoded by the exons ATGAACAGAATGCCTTCAAAGACACAAGTTGGTGATGAAg AAGAATTTGAATATAACAAAGAGGAGCGATACGAGTGCAAAGGAGGTGAAATGTTTGGCAATCAAAGGAGGTTCCCTGGACCCATCTTTTGGGACTATAAG ATAAACTTGCTGGGGGAAAAGGACGATACACCGGTCCATTTCTGTGATAAGTGTGGATTGCCCATCAAAATGTATGGACGTATG ATACCTTGCAAGCATGTTTTCTGCTATGACTGTGCTATACTACATGAGAAGAAGGGAGACAAGATGTGTCCGGG CTGTAACGAACCCGTGCAGCGAATTGAGCAGTGTGTACGAGGGTCTCTCTTCATGTGTAGCATTGTTCAAGGCTGCAAGAGAACTTACCTGTCACAGAGGGACTTACAAGCTCACATCAACCACCGTCATATGAGAGCTGGAAAGCCTGTTACTCGTCCTCCAATCGAACCTGTACATCCTCCTATTGCCCCACCGCCTGCAGAAATTCCTGAGCGTTTCATAATGCCACCTGAGAAACATCATATGAGCCACATTCCGCCAAAGCAGCACATCATGATGCCACCACCTCCTTTACAGCACGTGCCACATGAGCATTATAACCAGCCACATGAAGACATTCGTGCGCCTCCTGCTGAGATGTCAATGGCTCCACCACCACCTCGCCCGGTCAGTCAGGACACCTTCCGCATCTcaacaagaaaacacagcaacttAATAACCGTCCCTATTCAGGATGATTCGAATTCAGGTGCTCGAGAACCACCTCCACCAGCCCCTGCACCTGCTCATCATCATCCTGAATATCAGGGTCAACCAGTGGTATCGCACCCTCATCATATTATGCCTCCACAGCAACACTatgcacccccacccccaccacctccaccaATAAGCCATCCGCTGCAGCatcctccccaggcagcaggtACTCCTCACATGGTATATAGCCAAGCGCCTCCACCACCAATGacctctgctcctcctccaaTAACCCCACCACCTGGACATATAATTGCCCAGATGCCACCATATATGAATCATCCTCCTCCAGGACCTCCCCCTCCGCAGCACGGAGGCCCACCCGTAAATGTAAATGCACCCCCTCCCCATCACTATAATCCTAACTCTTTGCCACAGTTCAGTGAAGACCAAGGAACTCTTAGTCCCCCTTTCACACAGCCGGGGGGAATGAGTCCAGGGATATGGCCAGCTCCAAGGGGGCCACCGCCACCTCCAAGGATGCAAGGGCCTCCTGCTCAGGCCCCACTTCCTGGACCACACCACCCTGATCAAGCCAGATACAGACCCTATTACCAATGA